One part of the Dermacentor silvarum isolate Dsil-2018 chromosome 6, BIME_Dsil_1.4, whole genome shotgun sequence genome encodes these proteins:
- the LOC119455537 gene encoding putative nuclease HARBI1 — protein MASYRSDVARRIGAYEFACRACDVVFGDAFYMRSVPRPWLRDRSNPMEVYDDDEFITRYRFTKQTVRELLAFLPLETSGDNRGLPLTPLLQLLVALRFYGAGTFQIVSGDLVNVSQPTVCRTVKKVTRLIARHLFRAVVRFPDASQLSGVMRGFYEIAHFPGVTGCIDGTHVRIKSPGGDDAEVYRNRKGVFSVNVQVVAGPMLEFFNVVASWPGSAHDSRIYDNSRVCVMYEQHRVPGLLLGDMGYACSPFLMTPLHEPGPANSPEGRYNKAHIKTRNSIERAFGVWKRRFPCLDMKLQHKPQNAARIITACAALHNVALLRQEPEPIGLHVPTSRCRRTGRNTCQEHLPSVNGVGDNIPGMRARQLLIQRSFS, from the exons ATGGCGTCGTATAGGAGCGACGTCGCCAGAAGAATCGGCGCGTACGAATTTGCGTGTAGAGCCTGTGATGTCGTCTTCGGTGATGCATTTTACATGCGAAGTGTGCCACGGCCATGGTTGCGTGACAGATCGAACCCGATGGAGGTATACGACGATGATGAGTTCATCACGCGCTATCGATTCACGAAGCAAACAGTTCGTGAGCTGCTGGCCTTTCTACCACTTGAGACGAGCGGCGACAACCGAGGACTGCCGCTGACACCTCTGCTACAGCTGCTTGTGGCACTGAGATTTTacggcgccggaacctttcaAATTGTGAGCGGAGACTTGGTCAATGTGTCCCAGCCCACGGTATGTCGCACGGTGAAAAAAGTGACGCGCCTCATTGCCAGGCACCTGTTTCGAGCAGTTGTCCGCTTCCCGGATGCCTCGCAGTTGTCAGGTGTGATGCGGGGCTTCTATGAGATCGCCCACTTCCCCGGGGTGACCGGCTGCATCGACGGCACACATGTGCGCATAAAGAGTCCCGGAGGTGATGACGCAGAGGTTTACCGCAACCGCAAAGGAGTGTTTTCTGTTAACGTTCAG GTGGTTGCGGGACCAATGCTGGAGTTTTTCAATGTTGTAGCGAGCTGGCCGGGGTCTGCCCATGACAGTCGCATATACGACAATTCTCGTGTATGTGTTATGTACGAACAGCACCGTGTGCCTGGTCTGCTGCTTGGAGACATGGGCTACGCCTGCTCTCCTTTCCTGATGACCCCACTTCATGAGCCAGGTCCAGCTAACTCACCAGAAGGCAG GTACAACAAGGCACACATCAAGACCCGCAACTCCATAGAAAGGGCCTTTGGAGTGTGGAAAAGGCGCTTCCCCTGCTTAGACATGAAACTTCAACACAAGCCTCAAAATGCAGCTCGCATAATAACAGCTTGTGCTGCCCTGCACAACGTGGCTCTCCTGCGACAAGAACCCGAGCCAATTGGTCTCCATGTTCCCACCAGCAGATGCCGACGTACAGGAAGAAATACCTGCCAAGAGCACCTGCCATCTGTTAATGGTGTGGGGGACAATATACCTGGCATGCGTGCACGGCAACTTCTAATCCAGAGGAGTTTCTCGTAA